One window of the Mangifera indica cultivar Alphonso unplaced genomic scaffold, CATAS_Mindica_2.1 Un_0020, whole genome shotgun sequence genome contains the following:
- the LOC123205975 gene encoding basic leucine zipper 43-like translates to MQPSDVSGLHYLLSSNLSPYSPHFTMPNQNYNTPTCQFNNFLNPLLNFHFSPQIQEFSTQQSSSFSNNSTSDEADEQQLSLIKERKQRRMISNRESARRSRMRKQKHLDELWAQVVWLRNEKHQLLDKLNRISQNHDRVLKENAQLKEEAIQLQQLLTAMQLKSPFSSLTDLEDIQCNTALLN, encoded by the coding sequence ATGCAGCCTAGTGATGTTTCAGGTCTCCATTATCTTCTTTCTTCAAACCTCTCTCCGTATTCACCTCATTTTACCATGCCTAATCAGAATTACAACACACCCACTTGCCAGTTCAACAATTTCTTGAATCCGCtgttaaattttcatttctctccTCAAATCCAGGAATTCAGCACCCAGCAGTCTTCTTCTTTCAGCAACAACTCAACTTCTGATGAAGCCGACGAGCAACAACTGAGTCTCATCAAGGAGAGGAAGCAGCGGCGGATGATATCAAATAGAGAGTCTGCAAGACGATCACGCATGCGCAAACAGAAACACCTGGACGAGCTGTGGGCGCAGGTCGTCTGGCTCAGGAACGAGAAGCATCAGCTGCTCGACAAGCTGAACCGTATTTCTCAGAACCATGACCGGGTCCTGAAAGAAAACGCGCAGCTCAAAGAGGAAGCCATACAGCTTCAGCAACTTCTCACCGCCATGCAACTTAAAAGCCCTTTCTCCAGCTTGACAGATTTGGAAGACATTCAGTGCAACACAGCTTTGCTAAACTAA
- the LOC123205949 gene encoding probable galacturonosyltransferase 9 yields the protein MAVAIRGGRGAGGGGLGMGLRGFFSYRIFVSAMFSLLFLATLSVILTTHPSTSHHDPALPSVGNAYVQRTFLALKSDPLKTRLDLIHKQANDHIALVNAYAAYARKLKLDISRQLKMFDDLARNFSDLSLKPTYKASLFEPEGAVDEDVLRQFEKEVKDKVKFARLLIGEAKESYDNQLKIQKLKDTIFAVNELLVKAKKNGALASFISAKSVPKSLHCLAMRLVEERISHPEKYQDEEPSPEFEDPTLYHYAIFSDNVIAVSVVVRSVVKNAREPWRHVFHVVTDRMNVAAMKVWFKMRPVEGGAHVEVKAVEDYTFLNSSYVPVLRQLESLKKQKIYAENGVENATKDVNNMKSRNPKYLSMLNHLRFYLPEMYPKLHKILFLDDDVVVQRDLTGLWNIDLDGKVNGAVETCFGSFRRYSQYLNFSHPLIKERFNPKACAWAYGMNIFDLDAWRREKCTEQYHYWQNLNEDRTLWKLSTLPPGLITFYSSTKSLDKSWHVLGLGYNPSVSMDDINKAAVIHYSGNMKPWLDIALNQYKNLWTKYVDNDMEFVQVCNFGF from the exons ATGGCGGTGGCCATCAGAGGAGGCCGAGGAGCAGGAGGCGGTGGACTTGGTATGGGCTTACGTGGCTTTTTCTCTTACCGGATCTTTGTCTCCGCCATGttctctcttcttttccttGCTACTCTCTCCGTCATTCTCACCACTCATCCCTCCACTTCTCATCACGACCCT GCGCTTCCGAGTGTTGGTAATGCATATGTTCAACGAACCTTTTTAGCATTGAAATCTGATCCACTTAAGACGAGGTTAGATTTGATTCATAAACAAGCCAATGATCATATTGCTTTAGTTAATGCATATGCGGCGTATGCCCGGAAGTTAAAGTTAGATATTTCTAGGCAATTGAAGATGTTTGATGATTTGGCTCGGAACTTTTCCGATCTTTCTCTCAAACCCACTTACAAAGCTTCTCTTTTTGAGCCTGAGGGTGCTGTTGATGAGGATGTGTTGAGGCAATTTGAGAAGGAAGTCAAGGATAAGGTCAAATTTGCTAGATTATTGATTGGTGAAGCTAAAGAGAGTTATGATAATCAGTTGAAGATTCAGAAGTTGAAAGATACCATTTTTGCTGTTAACGAATTGCTGGTTAAGGCGAAGAAAAATGGGGCTTTGGCTAGTTTTATTTCTGCTAAATCAGTGCCAAAGAGTTTGCATTGTTTGGCAATGAGACTTGTGGAGGAGAGGATTTCGCATCCAGAGAAGTATCAGGATGAGGAGCCTAGTCCAGAGTTTGAGGACCCCACTTTATATCATTATGCTATATTTTCTGATAATGTGATTGCTGTGTCAGTGGTGGTGAGGTCTGTGGTGAAGAATGCGCGAGAACCATGGAGGCATGTTTTTCATGTGGTTACTGATAGAATGAATGTTGCAGCTATGAAAGTTTGGTTCAAGATGAGGCCTGTTGAAGGCGGTGCACATGTTGAGGTGAAAGCAGTTGAGGATTATACCTTCTTGAATTCTTCTTATGTGCCTGTGTTAAGGCAGCTTGAGTCACTTAAAAAGCAGAAAATTTATGCTGAGAATGGGGTGGAAAATGCGACAAAAGATGTGAATAACATGAAATCTAGGAATCCCAAGTACTTGTCAATGTTGAATCATCTTAGGTTTTATTTACCAGAAATGTATCCAAAACTACataagattttgtttttggatGATGATGTGGTAGTTCAGAGGGACTTGACTGGGTTGTGGAACATTGATTTGGATGGCAAGGTGAATGGAGCTGTGGAGACCTGCTTTGGTTCATTTCGCCGTTATTctcaatatttgaatttttcacaTCCCCTGATCAAGGAGAGGTTTAATCCCAAGGCTTGTGCTTGGGCATATGGGATGAATATTTTTGATCTAGACGCTTGGAGGCGTGAGAAGTGCACAGAGCAATACCATTACTGGCAGAACTTG AATGAAGATCGTACTCTGTGGAAATTGTCTACCCTTCCGCCAGGCCTCATCACTTTCTACTCATCAACCAAGTCATTGGACAAATCCTGGCATGTGCTTGGACTTGGGTACAATCCAAGTGTTAGCATGGATGATATCAACAAAGCTGCTGTTATTCATTACAGTGGAAACATGAAACCTTGGCTTGATATTGCTCTGAATCAGTATAAGAATCTCTGGACTAAATATGTGGATAATGATATGGAGTTTGTTCAGGTGTGCAATTTTGGCTTCTAA
- the LOC123205950 gene encoding 6-phosphogluconate dehydrogenase, decarboxylating 2-like: MAETKLTRIGLAGLAVMGQNLALNIAEKGFPISVYNRTTSKVDETVERAKKEGDLPVYGFHDPEAFVNSIQKPRVIIMLVKAGAPVDQTIKTLSAYMEKGDCIIDGGNEWYENTERRQKAMAELGLLYLGMGVSGGEEGARNGPSLMPGGSFEAYKHIEDILLKVAAQVPDSGPCVTFIGKGGSGNFVKMVHNGIEYGDMQLIAEAYDVLKSIGKLSNEELQGVFSEWNKGELLSFLIEITADIFGIKDDKGDGYLVDKVLDKTGMKGTGKWTVQQAADLSVAAPTIAASLDGRFLSGLKEERVEAAKVFKSGGFGDILADQAVDKKKLIDDVRQALYASKICSYAQGMNLIRAKSIEKGWDLKLGELARIWKGGCIIRAVFLDRIKKAYDRNPDLANLLVDPEFAKEIIDRQSAWRRVVCLAINSGVSTPGMSASLAYFDTYRRERLPANLVQAQRDYFGAHTYERTDVEGSFHTEWFKIAKNLKK, translated from the coding sequence ATGGCTGAGACCAAACTTACAAGAATAGGCCTTGCTGGTCTGGCAGTCATGGGCCAAAATCTGGCCCTCAACATTGCTGAGAAAGGCTTTCCCATTTCTGTTTATAATCGAACTACCTCCAAAGTTGATGAGACTGTTGAACGAGCTAAAAAGGAGGGAGATCTTCCTGTATATGGTTTCCATGATCCAGAAGCTTTTGTTAATTCAATCCAAAAACCACGGGTAATTATCATGCTTGTTAAAGCTGGGGCACCTGTCGACCAGACCATAAAGACTCTGTCAGCATACATGGAGAAAGGTGATTGCATTATTGATGGTGGTAATGAATGGTATGAGAACACTGAGAGAAGACAGAAAGCCATGGCTGAATTGGGTTTGCTTTACCTTGGAATGGGAGTTTCAGGTGGTGAAGAGGGTGCAAGAAATGGTCCTTCTTTGATGCCTGGAGGGTCTTTTGAGGCTTACAAGCACATTGAAGACATTCTTCTCAAGGTTGCAGCTCAGGTTCCCGATAGTGGCCCTTGTGTGACTTTCATTGGCAAAGGTGGATCTGGTAATTTTGTCAAGATGGTTCATAATGGAATTGAATATGGTGATATGCAACTGATTGCTGAGGCTTATGACGTGCTGAAATCCATTGGAAAGTTGTCAAATGAGGAATTGCAAGGTGTTTTCTCTGAATGGAACAAAGGCGAGCTTCTTAGCTTCTTGATTGAAATTACCGCtgatatttttggaataaaGGATGACAAGGGAGATGGATACTTGGTTGACAAGGTTTTGGACAAGACCGGTATGAAAGGTACTGGCAAGTGGACTGTACAGCAAGCTGCTGATTTATCTGTTGCAGCTCCAACAATTGCTGCTTCTTTGGATGGAAGGTTTCTTAGTGGGTTAAAGGAGGAAAGAGTTGAAGCTGCCAAAGTCTTCAAATCAGGTGGCTTTGGTGATATTCTTGCTGACCAAGCTGTGGACAAGAAGAAATTGATTGATGATGTGAGGCAGGCTCTTTATGCATCTAAGATATGCAGTTATGCACAGGGGATGAATCTTATCCGTGCAAAGAGTATTGAAAAGGGATGGGACTTGAAGTTGGGAGAACTAGCTAGGATATGGAAGGGTGGTTGCATTATTCGAGCTGTGTTCCTTGACAGAATCAAGAAGGCATATGATAGGAACCCTGATCTAGCAAACCTTCTTGTGGACCCAGAGTTTGCAAAAGAAATCATTGATCGGCAGTCTGCCTGGAGAAGAGTTGTATGCCTTGCTATTAACTCTGGCGTTAGCACCCCGGGTATGTCTGCCAGTCTTGCGTATTTTGACACATACAGAAGGGAGCGATTGCCTGCTAATTTGGTCCAAGCTCAACGAGACTATTTTGGTGCTCATACGTATGAGAGGACCGATGTTGAGGGTTCCTTCCATACAGAGTGGTTCAAGATTgccaaaaacttgaaaaaataa
- the LOC123205951 gene encoding protein SOB FIVE-LIKE 4-like, translated as MDSSKYHFSSEGCSSSESGWTMYIDSPVQEDDVDCNNDDEEDDDNYSKKYTNIDDREDNKEESDDSMASDASSGPSHQQKRVNAESTHSNIPSTSKPGKVDQFRKFFSFKKDNEKKSGETSTKYKHRNDAQKKHYK; from the coding sequence ATGGATTCTTCCAAGTACCATTTCAGCTCAGAAGGGTGTAGCAGCAGTGAGTCCGGGTGGACAATGTACATCGACTCTCCCGTGCAAGAAGATGATGTTGACTGCAATAacgatgatgaagaagatgacgACAATTATAGTAAGAAATATACCAATATTGATGATCGAGAAGATAACAAGGAAGAGAGTGATGATTCAATGGCTTCAGATGCTTCTTCTGGTCCAAGTCATCAACAAAAACGTGTAAATGCTGAAAGTACTCACAGCAATATACCAAGTACTTCTAAACCAGGTAAGGTTGATCAATTTAGAAAGTTCTTCTCATTCAAGAAAGACAATGAGAAAAAGAGTGGTGAAACCAGTACTAAATATAAACATAGAAATGATGCTCAGAAGAAACACTACAAATAG